A single genomic interval of Pseudochaenichthys georgianus chromosome 3, fPseGeo1.2, whole genome shotgun sequence harbors:
- the LOC117439248 gene encoding globoside alpha-1,3-N-acetylgalactosaminyltransferase 1-like codes for MQTGLKYAQPSTLKGRTDVNAVTNWNAPLVWEGTFDPVVIDAIYKKMDPRVAVLVFAVGKYTSFLKGFLESAEKYFLIDFRVTYYIFTDNEKEVPKIKLARGRNIAVVPIPGAGVLGRMKWATITIDNQIRKEMDYLYMMDIDSVFHNRFGAESLSRLSAVLHRGYYKNTLRDGFPYERRPASRAFIPADEGDYYYTDAVWGGYLEDVYKLVRYCYKQSEEDAKNKIEAIWQEESHLNKYLLYNKPTKVLSPEYLWSDYDGIPEDIQVVRISQLIYAEERVDIDVKSLTFKE; via the exons ATGCAAACGGG ACTGAAATATGCTCAGCCAAGCACACTGAAAGG ACGCACAGATGTGAACGCAGTCACAAACTGGAATGCTCCTCTGGTTTGGGAGGGGACCTTTGATCCAGTGGTTATCGATGCTATATACAAGAAAATGGACCCACGAGTGGCTGTGTTGGTGTTTGCTGTTGGCAA ATACACAAGTTTCCTGAAGGGCTTCCTTGAGTCGGCCGAAAAGTATTTTCTTATTGACTTCAGGGTCACTTATTACATCTTCACAGACAACGAAAAAGAGGTCCCCAAA ATTAAACTAGCTAGGGGCCGAAATATCGCAGTTGTCCCCATCCCTGGAGCTGGGGTGCTGGGCAGGATGAAATGGGCCACCATCACCATTGACAACCAG ATCCGTAAGGAAATGGACTATCTTTATATGATGGACATCGACAGCGTCTTTCACAACCGTTTTGGAGCAGAATCTCTCAGTCGACTGTCTGCTGTTCTTCACCGTGGCTACTACAAG AACACATTGAGGGACGGGTTTCCTTATGAGCGCCGGCCAGCGTCCAGGGCATTCATTCCTGCTGATGAAGGAGACTACTACTACACTGATGCTGTCTGGGGGGGGTACCTGGAGGATGTATACAAGCTAGTCAG atACTGTTACAAGCAGTCGGAGGAGGATGCCAAGAATAAGATTGAAGCTATCTGGCAGGAAGAAAGTCACCTCAACAA GTACCTGCTGTACAACAAACCAACCAAGGTGCTGTCTCCAGAGTACCTGTGGTCAGATTACGATGGGATACCAGAAGACATTCAAGTTGTCAGGATTTCCCAGTTGATCTACGCAGAAGAAAGGGTGGACATTGATGTCAAGTCACTGACATTTAAAGAATAA
- the mpc1 gene encoding mitochondrial pyruvate carrier 1 — translation MAGVIARKAIDHLKSKEFREYLMRYHFWGPIANWGLPIAAITDMKKSPEIISGRMTFALSCYSLLFMRFAYKVQPRNWLLFACHLTNESAQLIQGSRLIKYNMDKKKGS, via the exons ATGGCAGGGGTTATTGCACGGAAAGCTATCGACCACCTGAAGAGCAAGGAGTTCAGGGAATATTTGATGAGGTAT CATTTCTGGGGTCCAATAGCAAACTGGGGTCTTCCTATAGCCGCCATCACAGATATGAAGAAGAGCCCTGAGATAATCAGTGGCAGGATGACCTTTG CTCTGTCCTGCTATTCCCTGCTCTTCATGAGGTTCGCCTACAAGGTGCAGCCACGTAACTGGCTGCTGTTCGCCTGCCATTTGACCAACGAGTCTGCACAGCTTATCCAGGGAAGTCGTCTCATTAAATACAA CATGGACAAGAAGAAGGGATCTTAA
- the kifbp gene encoding KIF-binding protein: protein MASVSSDEWRAICDKFTNAQNLTVVESLNDPDNDPFRSKYKARELLREIYCSLKSFEAGEGEEESSGETGESGEQLPVEAPVDGQTEEAFSQGFCGDSPAGLRAAKLGAVEYYLGVNHVDTEELSAGQEHLMNSMKLLGRCRVSSENVSLFIHARNQLGILWAGRDETETAQGFLETAESIYQRYMKEDGSPPTDMADYFSTEENQLTHQERTKRFELAYTHTMYYLAQVYKNLGETERAAIYCHSTLQRQLKLNQFSPMEWALNAATLSQYYITKGRYMEGRHCLSAATVISGLAGEVPSEAAAQESETESERREQLRQKRAEIARCWIKYCLNILQDSKKLLEDSIGELDTDRQEEMKRGRRLEEEEEEKERKSAMLFGSEDTFDSIASLEEKVRCLLPMDFTEARAIFLVGQHYVTQAKEYFQMDGYVTDHIEILQDHSSLFRSLAFYEEDLDRRCKMHKRRVDMMEPVCMELNSKYYLMIRRQMMFELAETYNEMMDLKLTLANRQDETESLDSHTIKKFNNLCSASAKYFQMFLDSLCSPEGKQPEHLEEEVLRPALVARFRVARLYSRLICSSPPGQVENLDKSLEHYKYVVDYCDSHPEAVATVETELELSREMVGLLPLKINRIKAKIPANN from the exons ATGGCGTCCGTCAGCAGTGATGAGTGGAGAGCTATTTGTGACAAATTCACCAACGCCCAGAATTTAACCGTTGTAGAATCACTTAATGACCCAGACAATGACCCGTTCCGCTCCAAATACAAGGCCAGGGAGCTCCTCAGGGAGATATACTGCTCGCTGAAGAGTTTTGAGGCCGGGGAAGGTGAGGAGGAGAGCAGCGGAGAGACCGGAGAGAGCGGCGAGCAGCTGCCGGTGGAGGCTCCGGTAGACGGGCAGACTGAGGAGGCGTTCAGTCAGGGCTTCTGCGGAGACTCTCCAGCCGGGCTGCGGGCCGCTAAACTCGGGGCGGTGGAGTACTACCTGGGCGTCAACCATGTGGACACAGAGGAGCTGTCCGCCGGGCAGGAGCATCTGATGAACAGCATGAAGCTGCTGGGGAGATGCAGGGTATCATCGGAGAATGTGTCACTGTTTATCCATGCCAGG AACCAGTTGGGCATCCTGTGGGCCGGCCGCGATGAGACGGAGACCGCTCAGGGATTTCTTGAAACGGCTGAATCTATCTACCAACGTTATATGAAAGAG GATGGAAGTCCACCCACTGACATGGCAGATTACTTCAGTACTGAAGAGAACCAGTTGACACATCAGGAAAGGACCAAGAG GTTTGAGTTGGCCTACACCCATACCATGTACTACCTTGCACAAGTCTATAAAAACCTTG GTGAAACTGAGCGTGCTGCCATCTACTGCCACAGCACCCTGCAGAGACAGTTAAAGTTAAATCAGTTCAGTCCTATGGAGTGGGCTCTGAACGCTGCCACACTATCGCAGTATTACATCACTAAG ggCCGATACATGGAAGGCAGACATTGTCTCTCAGCGGCAACTGTCATATCGGGTTTGGCAGGAGAAGTTCCTTCTGAGGCCGCAGCACAGGAGA GTGAGACAGAGAGCGAGCGCAGGGAGCAGCTCAGGCAGAAGAGAGCAGAGATCGCGAGATGTTGGATAAAATACTGTCTCAACATTCTGCAAGACTCTAAGAAGCTGCTagag GACAGCATTGGGGAGCTGGATACAGATCGTCAAGAAGAaatgaagagagggaggagacttgaggaggaagaggaggaaaaggAAAGGAAGAGCGCTATGCTGTTTGGCTCTGAAGACACCTTTGACTCCATTGCTAGCCTGGAAGAGAAG GTGCGCTGTTTGTTGCCAATGGACTTCACCGAGGCCAGAGCCATATTTCTGGTGGGACAACATTATGTCACACAG GCCAAAGAGTACTTTCAGATGGACGGCTATGTGACGGACCACATAGAGATCCTGCAGGATCACAGTTCTCTGTTCCGATCCCTGGCTTTCTATGAAGAGGATCTGGACCGGCGCTGCAAAATGCACAAACGAAGAGTTGATATGATGGAGCCTGTCTGCATGG AATTGAACTCCAAGTACTACCTAATGATCCGCAGACAGATGATGTTTGAGTTGGCTGAGACCTACAATGAAATGATGGACCTGAAGCTGACGCTAGCCAACAGACAAGATGAAACAGAATCTCTTGACAGCCACACCATTAAGAAATTTAACAATCTCTGCTCTGCTTCTGCCAA GTACTTCCAGATGTTCCTAGACTCTCTGTGTTCTCCGGAGGGGAAGCAGCCGGAGCATCTGGAGGAGGAGGTGCTCCGACCGGCTCTGGTGGCTCGCTTCAGGGTGGCCCGACTCTACAGCCGGCTGATCTGCTCCTCACCCCCCGGTCAGGTGGAAAACCTTGACAAGTCGCTGGAACACTACAA